GGTTGATGCGTTGCAGGCTGGGCATGGCGATGCTCCTGATCCTCGCGCGGCCGACGTGGCCGGCGTATGAGTTGGTCGCTCGGGCGACGACGAGATCGACAAGTCTAGGCGCTGCCTTGCCGGGTTCCGGACGATCGGTCGAACGGCGGGTGCTGGCAGCAAACGCACGCGGCTTGTCCGGATTCGCTCCCCGGCGCCGATTGCCGCCAGCGCGCCACGGATTTCCAATGGACACAACACGGCGCGGGCCCCGCCGTCCCCCAGCCACCTCCTTCGGAGATCCACCATGAGCCTCGACCTGAACGGCGTGAACGTCCCCGACAGCGCACTCGCCCGCGCCATCACCGAAATGGTCCGCGACAACGCCACGCCCCTGCTCTTCCACCACTCCTCGCGCGTCTACTACTGGGGCGCGCTGACCGGTGTGCGCAAGGGACTGGCGTATGACGCCGAACTGCTCTATGCCGGCGCCATGTTCCATGACATGGGCCTGATGCCGCGCTACTGCAGCCGGTGCGAACGCTTCGAAGTGGACGGCGCCGACTGCGCCGCCGAGTTCCTGCGCAGCCACGGCATCGCGCAAGACGACATCGAGACGGTCTGGACCGCCATCGCCCTGCACACCACGCCGGGTATCCCGCGGCACATGAAGGCGGAGATCGCCCTGGTCACCGCCGGCGTGGAAATGGACGTGCTGGGTATCGCCCACGACCAGTTCCCCGCGGCCCAGCGTGAGGCCGTGGTCGCCGCCCATCCGCGCGGCGGACAGTTCAAGCAGGATATCCTGCAGGCCTTCTACGACGGCATCAAAGGCAAGCCGCAAACCACCTTCGGCAACGTCAAGGCCGACGTGCTGGCGATGAAGGACCCGGACTTCGTGCGCGGCAACTTCTGCGAGGTGATCCTCGGCTCCGCCTGGGACAGCTAACCCCGTGCGGAGACTGGCGGGCCCAATACACCGGGCTCGCCCAGCAGTTGCGTCAGCCAGCGCATGAACACCCGCACCCGCTGCGGCAGGTGGCGGTGGGCGTAGAGCAGCGAGACGTCCATCGACGGCAACGCCACGTCCTCCAGCACCCGCACCAGCCGCCCCGCCTCCAGCTCGTCGCGCACCCCGTGCAGCGGCACCTGGATCAGTCCCAGTCCGCCCAGGCAGGCGCTCTCGTAGGCCTCGGCATTGTTCACCGACAGCGCACCGGCCATCGGCAGGCTGCGCGTCTCGCCGTTCTGCAGGTACTCGAAGCCCGCCGACCGCGCACCCAGCACGCTGGCGTAATGGATCAGCCGGTGCCCGGCCAGGTCCGCCAGGCTCCGCGGTACGCCATGAGCCGCCAGGTATGCGGGGCTGGCGCAGGTGACCTGGGGCGTCCGCCCCAACAGGCGCGCCACCAGCGACGGATCGCCCACCGCCCCGGCCCGCACCACGCAGTCGAAACCTTCGCGCACCAGGTCGACGCGACGGTCGGTACAGCTCACCTCCAGATCCAGCGCCGGATGCCGCGCGAGGAACTCGCCCAGGCGCGGCATCAGCAGCTTGCGCGCCATCACCGTCGGCATGTCCACCCGCAGCCGCCCGCTCAAGGCCTCGTCCTGCTGGCGGAACAGGCCCTGCAACCCGTCCAGCTGGGCGAGCATGTCCTTGCCGCGCTCGTAGAGCACCAGGCCATCCTGGGTCACCGTGACCTTGCGCGTGGTGCGTTGCAGCAGGCGAGTGCCGAGCAGTTCCTCCAGCGCCTGGATGTGCTCGGACACGGTGGAACGCGGCAGGCCGAGCTGTTCGCCGGCCTGGGTGAAGCTGGCCAGTTCGGCGACGCGGACGAAAGTGCGCAGGAGTTCGGGACGGAGCATGGCGGTGGGTCGCTATTGTTCGGATAACTCGACCAGTATTTCCGAAACCAGCCGATTTATCACGATCATTGCGAACAATAAGCTCTCTTCATTCCCACCCGGACCGGAGCTTCGCCATGACCCACAAGATCGCTCTCATCACCGGCGCCAGCCGTGGCCTCGGCCGCAACGCCGCCCTGCACCTCGCCGCCGCCGGCATCGACATCATCGGCACCTACCGCAGCCAGGCCGACGAAGCCCGCGCCGTGGCCGCCGAGATCCAGCAACGCGGCGGCCGCGCCCTGATGCTGCCGCTGGACGTCGCTGACAGCGCCAGCTTCGGCGCCTTCGCCCAGCAGATTGGCGACGGCCTGCGCAGCCACTTCGGCCGCGACCGGTTCGACTTCCTGCTGAACAACGCCGGCATCGGCATTCACGCCGCCTTTGCCGAAACCACCGAGGCGCAGTTCGATCAGTTGCTGAACATCCAGTTCAAAGGTCCGTTCTTCCTCACCCAGGCACTGCTGCCGCTGATCGCCGACGGCGGACGCATCCTCAACGTTTCCACCGGCCTGACCCGCTTCGCCCTGCCCGGCTACGGCGCCTACGCCGCCATGAAAGGCGCGATGGAAGTGCTGACCCGCTACCAGGCCAAGGAACTGGGCGCGCGCGGCATCGGCGTGAACATCATCGCCCCCGGCGCCATCGAAACCGACTTCGGCGGCGGCCTGGTGCGCGACAATGCCGAGATCAACCGGCAGATCGCCAGCAACACCGCCCTGGGCCGGGTCGGCCTGCCGGACGACATCGGCGGCGCCATCGCCATGCTGTTCGCCGACGGCAGCCGCTGGATCAACGGCCAGCGCATCGAAGCCTCGGGCGGCATGTTCCTCTGAGCCCACCTTGGCTCCCGCCCCGCGCGGGAGCCAAGCGATCGCCAGCATCGGCCGGGCTGGCGCCTGGCGCGTCCGCCGGAAGACGCCGCACTGGTGATGCGCAAGGGTCGCCGACATCGGCTTCGCCGAGCTGCCGCCGCAGGACTCGCCGCAGCAACCCCGGCTGGCCTATGGCGAGGAACCGGACGACACCCCGGAACCATTGGGTGCACGGCGTTCGCGAGCAAGCTCGCTCCTACAATGAAACCGACGCCACGGCGACCAGGGGTCGCGCCGCCCGGCACGCCACGGATGCCGGTGAGGCGTTTGGCCGGTACAATGCGCGATTGCCCGTGCCACGCCTGATAAGCACACCTGATAAAGAAGAAACCATGTCCCTGCCCAAACACCATCTGGAACTGCTCAGCCCCGCCCGCGATGTGGCCATCGCCCGCGAGGCCATCCTGCATGGCGCCGACGCCGTCTACATCGGCGGCCCAAGCTTCGGCGCGCGGCACAATGCCTGCAACGAGGTGAGCGATATCGCCCAGTTGGTGGAGTTCGCCCACCGCTATCACGCGCGGGTGTTCACCACGATCAACACCATCCTCCACGACAATGAGCTGGAACCGGCGCGCGCGCTGATCCACCAGCTCTACGACGCCGGCGTCGATGCGCTGATCGTGCAGGACCTGGGCATCATGGAGCTGGACATCCCGCCGATCGAGCTGCACGCCAGCACCCAGACCGACATCCGCACCCTGGAGCGGGCAAAGTTCCTCGATCAGGCCGGCTTCTCCCAGCTGGTATTGGCCCGTGAGCTGAACTTGCAGGAAATCCGCGCCATCGCGGA
This Pseudomonas sp. ATCC 13867 DNA region includes the following protein-coding sequences:
- a CDS encoding SDR family NAD(P)-dependent oxidoreductase, which produces MTHKIALITGASRGLGRNAALHLAAAGIDIIGTYRSQADEARAVAAEIQQRGGRALMLPLDVADSASFGAFAQQIGDGLRSHFGRDRFDFLLNNAGIGIHAAFAETTEAQFDQLLNIQFKGPFFLTQALLPLIADGGRILNVSTGLTRFALPGYGAYAAMKGAMEVLTRYQAKELGARGIGVNIIAPGAIETDFGGGLVRDNAEINRQIASNTALGRVGLPDDIGGAIAMLFADGSRWINGQRIEASGGMFL
- a CDS encoding HD domain-containing protein yields the protein MSLDLNGVNVPDSALARAITEMVRDNATPLLFHHSSRVYYWGALTGVRKGLAYDAELLYAGAMFHDMGLMPRYCSRCERFEVDGADCAAEFLRSHGIAQDDIETVWTAIALHTTPGIPRHMKAEIALVTAGVEMDVLGIAHDQFPAAQREAVVAAHPRGGQFKQDILQAFYDGIKGKPQTTFGNVKADVLAMKDPDFVRGNFCEVILGSAWDS
- a CDS encoding LysR substrate-binding domain-containing protein, whose protein sequence is MLRPELLRTFVRVAELASFTQAGEQLGLPRSTVSEHIQALEELLGTRLLQRTTRKVTVTQDGLVLYERGKDMLAQLDGLQGLFRQQDEALSGRLRVDMPTVMARKLLMPRLGEFLARHPALDLEVSCTDRRVDLVREGFDCVVRAGAVGDPSLVARLLGRTPQVTCASPAYLAAHGVPRSLADLAGHRLIHYASVLGARSAGFEYLQNGETRSLPMAGALSVNNAEAYESACLGGLGLIQVPLHGVRDELEAGRLVRVLEDVALPSMDVSLLYAHRHLPQRVRVFMRWLTQLLGEPGVLGPPVSARG